A window of Candidatus Neptunochlamydia vexilliferae genomic DNA:
GAAATGATCCACTCGTCGGAGGTGTCGACCATCTTTTCGAGGTCTTGGTTCGATAAGACCCGCTCTGGGAGGTAGGCACCTACCCCTATAATTTTTGCTTTACTTTTCACCGTAAAATGATTCCTTAAATGACTTTCAAATACTATACCAAAAAATCATTAAAGAGCCAATTGGAAAAATCCATTAGGTGGAAAAATCCTAAACTGCTAGGATGCGGGGGTATGCTGAAATATCCTAAAGATTTATTAACACTCATCGCCCACCTCAAAAAGCTTCCCGGGGTGGGAAAAAAGACTGCTGAGCGGTTTGCCTTCTCCCTTTTGGAGTGGGATAACAAGGAACTTTTTGAATTTTCAGAAGGGATTGCTACCTTAAAAGAGCGGGTCCAGGCCTGTGCCGAATGTGGCTGCTTGATGGATGGGGTGCAGTGCTCCTTCTGCGATACCTCGCGGCGGGACAAAGCGCTCCTTTGTATTATAGGGAGTTCTCGCGATGCTTATGCGATTGAAGAGACGGGCAACTTCCGTGGTCTTTACCACGTCCTTGGGACCCTTCTTTCCCCTCTTGAAGGGAAGACTCCTGACAGTTTAAACCTTCCCCACTTAGAAGATCGGATTAAGCAATTAGGTGTGGAAGAGGTGATTCTTGCCCTTGACTCGACGCTAGAAGGGGATGCGACCTCTTTATATCTTAAAGAGGAGCTTCAGAAAAATGGGATTGAGGTTTCCCGCCTTGCTTTAGGACTTCCCCTCGGCAGTTCGCTAGACTTTGTCGACGAGGGAACATTATCGCAAGCTTTCTCTGGAAGGCAGAAATTCTAATGTAGCGGCTTGCTCTATGTAAAACTTGACCCATAAACCAGTTGAAATATCCAGAGAATCATATATAGATTCGTCGGGGCTGGCGCCCCCGCTGCCCCTTGAGCTTCAATCTGGCAAGCCAAATCGATCTTCCTCGGGGGGCCGTGCGGAGCACTGATCCACCCACTCGTTCAGATCGATTTTTCACAGCCATCTTGGAGCCATCGACAGCTCACGGCATGGCTTTTCTTAAGCCTCCGGCTTCGAAGCCATGTCCGTTCACTGGAGAGTTTTCTTTTTTTTCTTCCCCAGCGAACTGATGTGAGTTCAAGCCCGGAGGGCGCCGAAACGAACGCGGTGAGCTGTCCGCGGCTTCAAAGCGCTTTTGGGAAATCGGCATGAAGGAGGGGCCCGCACAGGGTTGTAACCCGGGCCTCCGACTGAAGGTCGATTTAACTTAGCGAATTAGCCCCTGGTTAGAGGACAGGAACGTTTAGATGGCTTTTCGATTTTTTT
This region includes:
- the recR gene encoding recombination mediator RecR, with amino-acid sequence MKYPKDLLTLIAHLKKLPGVGKKTAERFAFSLLEWDNKELFEFSEGIATLKERVQACAECGCLMDGVQCSFCDTSRRDKALLCIIGSSRDAYAIEETGNFRGLYHVLGTLLSPLEGKTPDSLNLPHLEDRIKQLGVEEVILALDSTLEGDATSLYLKEELQKNGIEVSRLALGLPLGSSLDFVDEGTLSQAFSGRQKF